The Gemmatimonadaceae bacterium genome includes the window CGGAGTCGATCACGGTGCCGGGCGCGCTCGCGGGATGGCAGACGTTGCTGTCGCGGTACGGCACGATGACGTTGGCGAAAGCCATTCAGCCCGCGATTCGTTATGCAGACGAAGGGTTTCCGGTGACACCGGTGATCTCGCAGGATTGGGAAGGTGCGGCGGACGTGCTTCAGCGAGACGAGGGCGCGCGAGCGACGTTCCTGATTCCCGACGGCGGATCGCGGCGCGCGCCACATGCCGGCGACTGGTTTCGCAATCCCGACTACGCGCAGACGCTGCGCGCGATCGCGAAGGGCGGAACGCGCGCTTTTTACGATGGCCCGTTAGGCGAGAAGCTGGTCGCTCGGGTCCACGAGCTCGGCGGGTTCCTCACGATGGATGATCTCCGCAAGAACGAGCCGACATGGGTGACGCCGATCTCCGTCGACTTCAAGGGATACCGGATCTGGGAGCTCCCGCCCAATAACCAGGGCATTGCGTCGCTCGAGATGCTCAAAATGCTCGAGCCGTACGACCTGCCGGCGCTCGGCCACAACTCGAGCGCATATTTGCATCTCCTCATCGAGGCGAAGAAGCTCGCCTACGCCGATCTCGCCCGATACGTCGGTGACGCGGACCACCTGACGGTGCCGCCCAGCTATCTGCTGTCCGACAAGTTCATCGCCGAGCGGCGAAGTCACATCGATCGCACGCACGCAGCGACGCACGTGGATCCCGGGCCAGCGCTGACGTCGAGTGAGACGATCTATCTGACAGTGGCGGACAGGGCCGGGAACATGGTGTCGTTCATCAATAGTCTGTTCGACGAGTTCGGATCGGGTGTCGTCGTGCCGGGGATGGGATTCGCCCTGCAGGATCGCGGCGCCGGTTTCACTCTCGACCCCGGCCTTCCAAACACGGTGGCGCCGGGAAAGCGGCCATTCCACACGTTGATTCCCGGCTTCGTGACGAAGCCCGCAGCGAATCCGCAGCCGGACGGCCGCGGCGACGAGCCGTGGATGAGCTTTGGCCTGATGGGCGGTGCGATGCAGGCGCAAGGGCACGTTCAGTTTTTGCTCAATCTCCTTGTGTTCGGCATGGACGTTCAGCAGTCGATGGACGCGGCGCGGTTCCGTCACATGGAGGGCACGCACGTGTTGCTCGAGGCGCCGATCACCGATAGCGTGCGGACCGCGCTCACGGCGCTCGGCCACCTGATCATCCCAACGCACGGCCTGCAATTCGGCGGGAGTCAGGCGATCATCAAGCTTCCGCGCGGCTATATGGCCGGGTCGGATCCGAGGAAGGATGGGTACGCTGCAGGATATTGAGCTGGGTCACGCAAGCACCTAACGCCACTTTAGCCTCTCCACGATGCCCGCATCCTCTTCTTTGGCGCCTGACGAGCGGCTTCGTGTGCTCGCGGCGCAGCGTTGGCGCATCGCGCTGACGCTCACGGCGGTGATGATCGTCCTGTACTTCGGCTTCATTGTCCTCATCGCCTACGGACGTTCCGTACTGGCGATCCTGCTCGCGCCGGGGCTCACGGTGGGCATACTGCTTGGCGCGCTCGTGATCGTGATTTCGTGGTTGCTCACCTACGGGTACGTGCGCTGGGCCAATACGCGATACGATGTCGCGCTGCGTGAGTTGAGCAAGACAGCGACCGACGCCGGAGTGATTCGATGAGTACCACCGCCATCGGGCAGCCGAACTCCGTAGCGATCGTCTTCTTCATCCTCTTCATCCTCATCACGCTCGGCATCACCTACTGGGCGGCGCGACGCACGCGCACGACGGAGCACTTCTACGCGGCCGGACGCACAATCAGTCCCGGGCAAAACGGCTTTGCGCTCGCCGGCGATTACATGAGTGCCGCGTCGTTTCTCGGCATCGCGGGACTCGTCTCGACTACGGGCTTCGACGGTCTGATCTACTCGACGGGCTGGCTCGTCGGATGGCCCGTGGTCCTATTCCTCATCGCCGAGCCACTGCGGAATCTTGGGAAATACACCTTTGCTGATGTCGTCGCATTACGACTGAACCAGACGCCGGTCCGCATCGCGGCTGCCGTGGGGACGCTCGCGACGGTGATTCTCTATCTCATCGCGCAGATGGTTGGCGCGGGCGGCCTGATCAAACTGATGTTCGGCCTTTCATATGAGACGGCCATCGTCATCGTCGGCGTCGCAATGATCGCGTACGTGTTGTTCGGTGGGATGCTCGCGACGACCTGGGTGCAGATCGTGAAGGCCGCGCTGCTCCTTGCCGGCGCGTTTCTCCTCGCGCTGCTCGTACTCGCGCGCTTCCATTTCAATCCGGCCGCTCTCTTTGCGGCCGCGGCGACGAAGTATGGCGCGAGCGTTCTCAACCCGGGCAAGCTCGTTTCCAACCCGCTCGACACGATTTCCCTTGGGATGGCGCTCATGTTCGGCACCGCTGGGTTGCCGCACATCCTGATGCGATTCTACACCGTGCCCGATGCGCGCGCCGCACGCACG containing:
- the ggt gene encoding gamma-glutamyltransferase is translated as MLRYVFRGGRAALVLLFAATDAASAQAPTPARPLTMARRSPVYAPHGVAATSQPLATEAALSVLQHGGNAIDAAVTAAAVLSVVEPMMTGIGGDMFAIVWSAKEKRLVALNASGRAGALMTRDELLRRGRTHVVGRSAESITVPGALAGWQTLLSRYGTMTLAKAIQPAIRYADEGFPVTPVISQDWEGAADVLQRDEGARATFLIPDGGSRRAPHAGDWFRNPDYAQTLRAIAKGGTRAFYDGPLGEKLVARVHELGGFLTMDDLRKNEPTWVTPISVDFKGYRIWELPPNNQGIASLEMLKMLEPYDLPALGHNSSAYLHLLIEAKKLAYADLARYVGDADHLTVPPSYLLSDKFIAERRSHIDRTHAATHVDPGPALTSSETIYLTVADRAGNMVSFINSLFDEFGSGVVVPGMGFALQDRGAGFTLDPGLPNTVAPGKRPFHTLIPGFVTKPAANPQPDGRGDEPWMSFGLMGGAMQAQGHVQFLLNLLVFGMDVQQSMDAARFRHMEGTHVLLEAPITDSVRTALTALGHLIIPTHGLQFGGSQAIIKLPRGYMAGSDPRKDGYAAGY
- a CDS encoding DUF485 domain-containing protein; amino-acid sequence: MPASSSLAPDERLRVLAAQRWRIALTLTAVMIVLYFGFIVLIAYGRSVLAILLAPGLTVGILLGALVIVISWLLTYGYVRWANTRYDVALRELSKTATDAGVIR
- a CDS encoding sodium/solute symporter (Members of the Solute:Sodium Symporter (SSS), TC 2.A.21 as described in tcdb.org, catalyze solute:Na+ symport. Known solutes for members of the family include sugars, amino acids, nucleosides, inositols, vitamins, urea or anions, depending on the system.), with amino-acid sequence MSTTAIGQPNSVAIVFFILFILITLGITYWAARRTRTTEHFYAAGRTISPGQNGFALAGDYMSAASFLGIAGLVSTTGFDGLIYSTGWLVGWPVVLFLIAEPLRNLGKYTFADVVALRLNQTPVRIAAAVGTLATVILYLIAQMVGAGGLIKLMFGLSYETAIVIVGVAMIAYVLFGGMLATTWVQIVKAALLLAGAFLLALLVLARFHFNPAALFAAAATKYGASVLNPGKLVSNPLDTISLGMALMFGTAGLPHILMRFYTVPDARAARTSVFYATGLIGFFYLLTFVLGFGAMVFVGPDAIKVVDKGGNMAAPLLAEFLGGTPFLGFIAAVAFATILAVVAGLTLSGAAALSHDLWVNAMHRGEADSREELRVARVATVVLGIIAIVLGVTFKGQNVAYMVSLAFAIAASGNFPALLMSIFWRRFTTAGAVASMLFGTLATLLLIYLSPTIQVDILKHTSAWFPLKNPALLTIPLSFAVGIVVSLLGAQAGVDDRAYHRRMHLGELSADR